A window of the Zeugodacus cucurbitae isolate PBARC_wt_2022May chromosome 4, idZeuCucr1.2, whole genome shotgun sequence genome harbors these coding sequences:
- the LOC105212942 gene encoding anion exchange protein 3 isoform X5, with product MSFSGPSGPRDNVRKLSFLGFNTKKSTGNEDPNEVYLDSEMEKVFAGPSAHKEKFDVTTFQDANQPIGSYKQSNVHRKSELNIEEDSEYESPTDPVNPQNYDDLPEDYPLVSERAGHGDHSDNSAEEKQVHFGKKKAVVSPPTLVYDEQPADNIHERKRRRSRHQYYRQRKFSHQDSVEPKKVVEENGEAGVRKVSVQPEDTTLEEADLNELRSHRSDDPRALRRHKIHHSSIKLRELPQISVAGLQLKKVYDHSPHEIFVQLDELTGIGEDREWKETARWIKYEEDVEEGSDRWGKPHVASLSFHSLLNLRRCLETGVVLLDLNEKDLPAVAYRVVEQMVVEDLINAEDKPALMRSLLLRHRHVNEHQSGFPFTKRKYSSYTSLQNLSGEDKRPRIMPATEIGGSKRSNELKIDMRDDMYSSSQENLQKLQNDSILKRIPVGAEATTVLVGAVDFLQQPTIAFVRLAEGVLMPTLTEVAVPVRFMFILMGPPTLDLDYHEVGRSIATLMANEPFHAIAYKADDRKDLLSAINEFLDDSIVLPPGNWERQDLLPFEELKAKKDWIRSRKRKALEVKNEMKEKIKEEAKIIVEKKPELESGDGKKKINPLEKTHKWWGGLRNDLKRRLPMYKSDIMDGLNTQTLAATIFMYFACLSTAITFGGLASEKTGNLIGISETLLSTALCGIIFHTISGQPLGIIGTTGPLLLFDEALINFCRENNLPFLTIRAYIGVWLAVIATTLSAFECSVYVRLFTRFTQEIFSALITLIYIYETMMKLVSVYKKNPLLADYHFPPATLATQLQSFGNTTMDSLGNVTAAVSASNTTSSVSLVSNIVSHTNMPNTALFCTILTLGTFTIAYYLKLFRNSHFLGRNARRALGDFGVPIAIAIFVLIDYLIPQVYTDKLSVPEGISPSDPEVRGWLVPLGGMPVWAPFACGIPAILVYILIFMESHISELIVDKPERGLKKGSGLHLDIVILGFLNTCCGLFGTPWHCAATVRSVTHVSALTVMSRTHAPGETPRIIDVKEQRVSGFFVALLIGLSVTMAPLLRLVPMAVLFGVFLYMGIASMSGVQFFDRMGLYFMPVKHYPPTPFVKRVPTWKMHLFTTIQLLCLTLLWAVKSSKISLAFPFFLILMVPIRQRLAMLYTPEQLQALDGSEAKDEDEPDFYEEATIPA from the exons TCCACCGGGAATGAGGATCCAAACGAGGTTTACTTGGATTCGGAAATGGAAAAAGTTTTCGCCGGTCCAAGTGCCCATAAGGAAAAGTTCGATGTAACGACATTTCAGGACGCAAACCAGCCGATTGGATCGTATAAGCAGAGTAATG TGCATCGTAAAAGTGAATTGAACATCGAGGAAGATTCTGAATATGAGAGCCCCACAGATCCTGTTAATCCACAAAACTACGATGACCTACCTGAAGACTACCCACTAGTATCCGAACGCGCTGGACACGGTGACCATTCG GACAATTCCGCCGAGGAAAAGCAGGTGCATTTTGGAAAGAAAAAGGCTGTAGTATCCCCGCCCACTTTAGTATACGATGAACAACCCGCTGACAATATACACGAACGAAAACGACGAAGAAG CCGCCATCAGTATTATAGACAACGTAAATTTTCCCATCAAGACAGCGTGGAACCCAAAAAGGTGGTCGAGGAGAATGGCGAGGCTGGTGTCCGCAAGGTATCCGTGCAACCGGAGGATACCACACTAGAG GAGGCCGATCTCAATGAGTTGAGATCACACCGTTCCGATGATCCGCGCGCGCTCCGACGCCACAAAATCCATCATTCATCAATCAAATTGCGCGAGTTGCCACAAATCAGTGTGGCGGGCTTGCAGCTTAAGAAGGTCTACGATCATAGTCCGCACGAG ATATTTGTGCAACTCGATGAGCTCACTGGCATTGGCGAGGACCGCGAGTGGAAGGAAACAGCCCGTTGGATCAAGTACGAGGAAGATGTTGAGGAGGGCTCCGACCGTTGGGGCAAGCCTCACGTTGCTTCGCTCTCGTTCCACTCGCTGCTCAATCTGCGTCGCTGCCTCGAAACAGGCGTTGTGCTGCTGGATTTGAATGAGAAGGACCTGCCCGCCGTGGCATACCGCGTGGTCGAGCAG ATGGTCGTCGAAGATCTAATTAATGCCGAAGACAAGCCGGCCCTTATGCGCTCATTACTGTTGCGCCACCGACACGTGAACGAGCACCAGAGCGGCTTTCCGTTCACGAAGCGGAAGTACAGTAGCTACACGAGTCTACAG AACCTCTCTGGGGAAGACAAGCGGCCCAGAATAATGCCGGCCACCGAAATTGGCGGCAGCAAGCGTAGCAATGAGTTGAAGATCGATATGAGGGATGACATGTATTCCTCGTCGCAGGAGAATCTTCAGAAACTGCAAAATGACAGCATATTGAAGCGCATACCTGTGGGTGCAGAGGCAACAACTGTATTG GTGGGCGCTGTGGATTTTCTGCAACAACCAACCATCGCATTTGTGCGTCTTGCAGAAGGTGTGCTAATGCCCACCTTAACAGAGGTAGCCGTGCCGGTACGTTTCATGTTCATACTCATGGGCCCTCCAACCCTCGACTTGGACTATCACGAAGTGGGTCGATCCATTGCCACGCTAATGGCGAACGAACCCTTCCACGCAATCGCATATAAAGCAGACGATCGTAAGGATTTGCTTTCGGCCATCAACGAGTTCTTGGATGATTCTATTGTGCTGCCTCCGGGTAATTGGGAACGTCAAGATCTCTTGCCATTCGAGGAGTTGAAAGCGAAGAAAGATTGGATTCGTTCGCGTAAGCGAAAAGCGCTAGAG gTCAAGAATGAGATGAAggagaaaataaaagaagaagctAAAATAATTGTTGAGAAGAAACCGGAATTGGAAAGTGGTGATGGCAAGAAGAAAATTAATCCGCTAGAAAAGACGCACAAGTGGTGGGGTGGTCTGCGCAACGATCTTAAGCGCCGTCTACCCATGTACAAGAGCGATATAATGGACGGTCTCAACACGCAGACGCTGGCTGCCACGATCTTCATGTACTTTGCTTGCCTCTCGACCGCAATCACTTTCGGTGGCTTGGCCTCCGAAAAAACTGGCAATCTGATTGGTATTTCGGAGACGCTGTTGAGTACAGCACTTTGCGGTATAATTTTCCACACGATTTCTGGACAACCGCTCGGCATCATAGGTACTACTGGTCCTTTGCTGCTCTTCGACGAAGCGTTGATTAACTTTTGCCGCGAGAATAATTTGCCCTTCCTCACCATACGCGCCTACATCGGTGTTTGGTTGGCCGTCATCGCCACGACGCTCTCTGCTTTCGAGTGCAGCGTTTATGTGCGTTTGTTTACACGCTTTACACAGGAAATTTTCTCAGCATTGATCACATTGATCTATATCTATGAGACAATGATGAAATTAGTTTCCGTATATAAGAAGAACCCCCTATTGGCCGACTACCACTTCCCGCCAGCAACACTAGCAACGCAATTACAGAGCTTTGGCAATACAACAATGGATAGCTTGGGTAATGTGACTGCCGCTGTCTCGGCCTCGAACACTACATCCAGCGTCAGCTTGGTTTCGAACATCGTATCCCACACGAATATGCCGAACACGGCACTCTTCTGCACGATACTCACCTTGGGCACCTTCACTATCGCCTACTATCTAAAACTCTTCCGTAACTCCCATTTCCTGGGACGAAATGCTCGCCGTGCGCTGGGTGACTTTGGTGTGCCGATCGCCATAGCGATCTTCGTGTTGATTGACTACCTTATTCCACAAGTGTACACGGACAAACTTAGCGTGCCGGAGGGTATTTCACCCAGCGATCCGGAAGTGCGCGGTTGGTTGGTGCCCCTGGGAGGTATGCCTGTCTGGGCGCCCTTTGCTTGTGGCATACCCGCCATTTTGGTATACATTCTCATCTTCATGGAATCGCATATTTCGGAATTGATTGTCGATAAGCCCGAGCGTGGTCTGAAGAAAGGCTCTGGACTGCATTTGGATATTGTGATATTAGGTTTTCTGAATACATGTTGCGGCCTCTTCGGTACACCGTGGCATTGCGCAGCCACAGTACGTTCGGTAACTCACGTATCTGCTTTAACGGTGATGTCAAG AACCCATGCCCCTGGTGAGACCCCACGCATCATTGATGTTAAAGAGCAGCGTGTCTCTGGTTTCTTTGTGGCTCTTCTGATCGGCTTGTCCGTGACAATGGCACCCTTATTGCGATTGGTACCCATGGCGGTGCTGTTCGGCGTTTTCTTATACATGGGTATCGCTTCGATGAGCGGCGTACAGTTCTTCGACAG AATGGGATTATACTTTATGCCCGTAAAGCATTATCCGCCCACACCGTTTGTGAAGCGAGTGCCAACCTGGAAAATGCACTTGTTTACTACAATACAACTACTTTGTCTTACATTACTATGGGCTGTGAAGTCGTCCAAGATATCATTGGCTTTCCCcttctttttgattttgatgGTGCCTATAAGACAGCGACTTGCCATGCTCTATACCCCCGAACAACTGCAAGCG CTCGACGGAAGTGAAGCCAAAGATGAGGACGAACCCGATTTCTATGAGGAAGCTACCATTCCGGCATAA
- the LOC105212942 gene encoding anion exchange protein 3 isoform X1 gives MSFSGPSGPRDNVRKLSFLGFNTKKSTGNEDPNEVYLDSEMEKVFAGPSAHKEKFDVTTFQDANQPIGSYKQSNVHRKSELNIEEDSEYESPTDPVNPQNYDDLPEDYPLVSERAGHGDHSDNSAEEKQVHFGKKKAVVSPPTLVYDEQPADNIHERKRRRSRHQYYRQRKFSHQDSVEPKKVVEENGEAGVRKVSVQPEDTTLEPDPQEADLNELRSHRSDDPRALRRHKIHHSSIKLRELPQISVAGLQLKKVYDHSPHEIFVQLDELTGIGEDREWKETARWIKYEEDVEEGSDRWGKPHVASLSFHSLLNLRRCLETGVVLLDLNEKDLPAVAYRVVEQMVVEDLINAEDKPALMRSLLLRHRHVNEHQSGFPFTKRKYSSYTSLQLLWMGGEIQQQLHQQHQLAIQQHLISVENAKKRRSVCETLSAPPTSISLCSEPNNGTNRRHSTMSYLGNLSGEDKRPRIMPATEIGGSKRSNELKIDMRDDMYSSSQENLQKLQNDSILKRIPVGAEATTVLVGAVDFLQQPTIAFVRLAEGVLMPTLTEVAVPVRFMFILMGPPTLDLDYHEVGRSIATLMANEPFHAIAYKADDRKDLLSAINEFLDDSIVLPPGNWERQDLLPFEELKAKKDWIRSRKRKALEVKNEMKEKIKEEAKIIVEKKPELESGDGKKKINPLEKTHKWWGGLRNDLKRRLPMYKSDIMDGLNTQTLAATIFMYFACLSTAITFGGLASEKTGNLIGISETLLSTALCGIIFHTISGQPLGIIGTTGPLLLFDEALINFCRENNLPFLTIRAYIGVWLAVIATTLSAFECSVYVRLFTRFTQEIFSALITLIYIYETMMKLVSVYKKNPLLADYHFPPATLATQLQSFGNTTMDSLGNVTAAVSASNTTSSVSLVSNIVSHTNMPNTALFCTILTLGTFTIAYYLKLFRNSHFLGRNARRALGDFGVPIAIAIFVLIDYLIPQVYTDKLSVPEGISPSDPEVRGWLVPLGGMPVWAPFACGIPAILVYILIFMESHISELIVDKPERGLKKGSGLHLDIVILGFLNTCCGLFGTPWHCAATVRSVTHVSALTVMSRTHAPGETPRIIDVKEQRVSGFFVALLIGLSVTMAPLLRLVPMAVLFGVFLYMGIASMSGVQFFDRMGLYFMPVKHYPPTPFVKRVPTWKMHLFTTIQLLCLTLLWAVKSSKISLAFPFFLILMVPIRQRLAMLYTPEQLQALDGSEAKDEDEPDFYEEATIPA, from the exons TCCACCGGGAATGAGGATCCAAACGAGGTTTACTTGGATTCGGAAATGGAAAAAGTTTTCGCCGGTCCAAGTGCCCATAAGGAAAAGTTCGATGTAACGACATTTCAGGACGCAAACCAGCCGATTGGATCGTATAAGCAGAGTAATG TGCATCGTAAAAGTGAATTGAACATCGAGGAAGATTCTGAATATGAGAGCCCCACAGATCCTGTTAATCCACAAAACTACGATGACCTACCTGAAGACTACCCACTAGTATCCGAACGCGCTGGACACGGTGACCATTCG GACAATTCCGCCGAGGAAAAGCAGGTGCATTTTGGAAAGAAAAAGGCTGTAGTATCCCCGCCCACTTTAGTATACGATGAACAACCCGCTGACAATATACACGAACGAAAACGACGAAGAAG CCGCCATCAGTATTATAGACAACGTAAATTTTCCCATCAAGACAGCGTGGAACCCAAAAAGGTGGTCGAGGAGAATGGCGAGGCTGGTGTCCGCAAGGTATCCGTGCAACCGGAGGATACCACACTAGAG CCAGACCCGCAG GAGGCCGATCTCAATGAGTTGAGATCACACCGTTCCGATGATCCGCGCGCGCTCCGACGCCACAAAATCCATCATTCATCAATCAAATTGCGCGAGTTGCCACAAATCAGTGTGGCGGGCTTGCAGCTTAAGAAGGTCTACGATCATAGTCCGCACGAG ATATTTGTGCAACTCGATGAGCTCACTGGCATTGGCGAGGACCGCGAGTGGAAGGAAACAGCCCGTTGGATCAAGTACGAGGAAGATGTTGAGGAGGGCTCCGACCGTTGGGGCAAGCCTCACGTTGCTTCGCTCTCGTTCCACTCGCTGCTCAATCTGCGTCGCTGCCTCGAAACAGGCGTTGTGCTGCTGGATTTGAATGAGAAGGACCTGCCCGCCGTGGCATACCGCGTGGTCGAGCAG ATGGTCGTCGAAGATCTAATTAATGCCGAAGACAAGCCGGCCCTTATGCGCTCATTACTGTTGCGCCACCGACACGTGAACGAGCACCAGAGCGGCTTTCCGTTCACGAAGCGGAAGTACAGTAGCTACACGAGTCTACAG TTGCTGTGGATGGGCGGCGAAATTCAACAGCAACTTCATCAGCAACATCAATTGGCAATACAACAGCATCTAATCAGCGTTGAAAATGCCAAAAAGCGACGGTCCGTATGCGAGACCCTCAGCGCACCGCCCACGTCCATTTCACTTTGCAGCGAACCGAACAACGGTACCAATAGACGGCACTCCACCATGTCATATTTGGga AACCTCTCTGGGGAAGACAAGCGGCCCAGAATAATGCCGGCCACCGAAATTGGCGGCAGCAAGCGTAGCAATGAGTTGAAGATCGATATGAGGGATGACATGTATTCCTCGTCGCAGGAGAATCTTCAGAAACTGCAAAATGACAGCATATTGAAGCGCATACCTGTGGGTGCAGAGGCAACAACTGTATTG GTGGGCGCTGTGGATTTTCTGCAACAACCAACCATCGCATTTGTGCGTCTTGCAGAAGGTGTGCTAATGCCCACCTTAACAGAGGTAGCCGTGCCGGTACGTTTCATGTTCATACTCATGGGCCCTCCAACCCTCGACTTGGACTATCACGAAGTGGGTCGATCCATTGCCACGCTAATGGCGAACGAACCCTTCCACGCAATCGCATATAAAGCAGACGATCGTAAGGATTTGCTTTCGGCCATCAACGAGTTCTTGGATGATTCTATTGTGCTGCCTCCGGGTAATTGGGAACGTCAAGATCTCTTGCCATTCGAGGAGTTGAAAGCGAAGAAAGATTGGATTCGTTCGCGTAAGCGAAAAGCGCTAGAG gTCAAGAATGAGATGAAggagaaaataaaagaagaagctAAAATAATTGTTGAGAAGAAACCGGAATTGGAAAGTGGTGATGGCAAGAAGAAAATTAATCCGCTAGAAAAGACGCACAAGTGGTGGGGTGGTCTGCGCAACGATCTTAAGCGCCGTCTACCCATGTACAAGAGCGATATAATGGACGGTCTCAACACGCAGACGCTGGCTGCCACGATCTTCATGTACTTTGCTTGCCTCTCGACCGCAATCACTTTCGGTGGCTTGGCCTCCGAAAAAACTGGCAATCTGATTGGTATTTCGGAGACGCTGTTGAGTACAGCACTTTGCGGTATAATTTTCCACACGATTTCTGGACAACCGCTCGGCATCATAGGTACTACTGGTCCTTTGCTGCTCTTCGACGAAGCGTTGATTAACTTTTGCCGCGAGAATAATTTGCCCTTCCTCACCATACGCGCCTACATCGGTGTTTGGTTGGCCGTCATCGCCACGACGCTCTCTGCTTTCGAGTGCAGCGTTTATGTGCGTTTGTTTACACGCTTTACACAGGAAATTTTCTCAGCATTGATCACATTGATCTATATCTATGAGACAATGATGAAATTAGTTTCCGTATATAAGAAGAACCCCCTATTGGCCGACTACCACTTCCCGCCAGCAACACTAGCAACGCAATTACAGAGCTTTGGCAATACAACAATGGATAGCTTGGGTAATGTGACTGCCGCTGTCTCGGCCTCGAACACTACATCCAGCGTCAGCTTGGTTTCGAACATCGTATCCCACACGAATATGCCGAACACGGCACTCTTCTGCACGATACTCACCTTGGGCACCTTCACTATCGCCTACTATCTAAAACTCTTCCGTAACTCCCATTTCCTGGGACGAAATGCTCGCCGTGCGCTGGGTGACTTTGGTGTGCCGATCGCCATAGCGATCTTCGTGTTGATTGACTACCTTATTCCACAAGTGTACACGGACAAACTTAGCGTGCCGGAGGGTATTTCACCCAGCGATCCGGAAGTGCGCGGTTGGTTGGTGCCCCTGGGAGGTATGCCTGTCTGGGCGCCCTTTGCTTGTGGCATACCCGCCATTTTGGTATACATTCTCATCTTCATGGAATCGCATATTTCGGAATTGATTGTCGATAAGCCCGAGCGTGGTCTGAAGAAAGGCTCTGGACTGCATTTGGATATTGTGATATTAGGTTTTCTGAATACATGTTGCGGCCTCTTCGGTACACCGTGGCATTGCGCAGCCACAGTACGTTCGGTAACTCACGTATCTGCTTTAACGGTGATGTCAAG AACCCATGCCCCTGGTGAGACCCCACGCATCATTGATGTTAAAGAGCAGCGTGTCTCTGGTTTCTTTGTGGCTCTTCTGATCGGCTTGTCCGTGACAATGGCACCCTTATTGCGATTGGTACCCATGGCGGTGCTGTTCGGCGTTTTCTTATACATGGGTATCGCTTCGATGAGCGGCGTACAGTTCTTCGACAG AATGGGATTATACTTTATGCCCGTAAAGCATTATCCGCCCACACCGTTTGTGAAGCGAGTGCCAACCTGGAAAATGCACTTGTTTACTACAATACAACTACTTTGTCTTACATTACTATGGGCTGTGAAGTCGTCCAAGATATCATTGGCTTTCCCcttctttttgattttgatgGTGCCTATAAGACAGCGACTTGCCATGCTCTATACCCCCGAACAACTGCAAGCG CTCGACGGAAGTGAAGCCAAAGATGAGGACGAACCCGATTTCTATGAGGAAGCTACCATTCCGGCATAA
- the LOC105212942 gene encoding anion exchange protein 3 isoform X2, producing the protein MSFSGPSGPRDNVRKLSFLGFNTKKSTGNEDPNEVYLDSEMEKVFAGPSAHKEKFDVTTFQDANQPIGSYKQSNVHRKSELNIEEDSEYESPTDPVNPQNYDDLPEDYPLVSERAGHGDHSDNSAEEKQVHFGKKKAVVSPPTLVYDEQPADNIHERKRRRSRHQYYRQRKFSHQDSVEPKKVVEENGEAGVRKVSVQPEDTTLEEADLNELRSHRSDDPRALRRHKIHHSSIKLRELPQISVAGLQLKKVYDHSPHEIFVQLDELTGIGEDREWKETARWIKYEEDVEEGSDRWGKPHVASLSFHSLLNLRRCLETGVVLLDLNEKDLPAVAYRVVEQMVVEDLINAEDKPALMRSLLLRHRHVNEHQSGFPFTKRKYSSYTSLQLLWMGGEIQQQLHQQHQLAIQQHLISVENAKKRRSVCETLSAPPTSISLCSEPNNGTNRRHSTMSYLGNLSGEDKRPRIMPATEIGGSKRSNELKIDMRDDMYSSSQENLQKLQNDSILKRIPVGAEATTVLVGAVDFLQQPTIAFVRLAEGVLMPTLTEVAVPVRFMFILMGPPTLDLDYHEVGRSIATLMANEPFHAIAYKADDRKDLLSAINEFLDDSIVLPPGNWERQDLLPFEELKAKKDWIRSRKRKALEVKNEMKEKIKEEAKIIVEKKPELESGDGKKKINPLEKTHKWWGGLRNDLKRRLPMYKSDIMDGLNTQTLAATIFMYFACLSTAITFGGLASEKTGNLIGISETLLSTALCGIIFHTISGQPLGIIGTTGPLLLFDEALINFCRENNLPFLTIRAYIGVWLAVIATTLSAFECSVYVRLFTRFTQEIFSALITLIYIYETMMKLVSVYKKNPLLADYHFPPATLATQLQSFGNTTMDSLGNVTAAVSASNTTSSVSLVSNIVSHTNMPNTALFCTILTLGTFTIAYYLKLFRNSHFLGRNARRALGDFGVPIAIAIFVLIDYLIPQVYTDKLSVPEGISPSDPEVRGWLVPLGGMPVWAPFACGIPAILVYILIFMESHISELIVDKPERGLKKGSGLHLDIVILGFLNTCCGLFGTPWHCAATVRSVTHVSALTVMSRTHAPGETPRIIDVKEQRVSGFFVALLIGLSVTMAPLLRLVPMAVLFGVFLYMGIASMSGVQFFDRMGLYFMPVKHYPPTPFVKRVPTWKMHLFTTIQLLCLTLLWAVKSSKISLAFPFFLILMVPIRQRLAMLYTPEQLQALDGSEAKDEDEPDFYEEATIPA; encoded by the exons TCCACCGGGAATGAGGATCCAAACGAGGTTTACTTGGATTCGGAAATGGAAAAAGTTTTCGCCGGTCCAAGTGCCCATAAGGAAAAGTTCGATGTAACGACATTTCAGGACGCAAACCAGCCGATTGGATCGTATAAGCAGAGTAATG TGCATCGTAAAAGTGAATTGAACATCGAGGAAGATTCTGAATATGAGAGCCCCACAGATCCTGTTAATCCACAAAACTACGATGACCTACCTGAAGACTACCCACTAGTATCCGAACGCGCTGGACACGGTGACCATTCG GACAATTCCGCCGAGGAAAAGCAGGTGCATTTTGGAAAGAAAAAGGCTGTAGTATCCCCGCCCACTTTAGTATACGATGAACAACCCGCTGACAATATACACGAACGAAAACGACGAAGAAG CCGCCATCAGTATTATAGACAACGTAAATTTTCCCATCAAGACAGCGTGGAACCCAAAAAGGTGGTCGAGGAGAATGGCGAGGCTGGTGTCCGCAAGGTATCCGTGCAACCGGAGGATACCACACTAGAG GAGGCCGATCTCAATGAGTTGAGATCACACCGTTCCGATGATCCGCGCGCGCTCCGACGCCACAAAATCCATCATTCATCAATCAAATTGCGCGAGTTGCCACAAATCAGTGTGGCGGGCTTGCAGCTTAAGAAGGTCTACGATCATAGTCCGCACGAG ATATTTGTGCAACTCGATGAGCTCACTGGCATTGGCGAGGACCGCGAGTGGAAGGAAACAGCCCGTTGGATCAAGTACGAGGAAGATGTTGAGGAGGGCTCCGACCGTTGGGGCAAGCCTCACGTTGCTTCGCTCTCGTTCCACTCGCTGCTCAATCTGCGTCGCTGCCTCGAAACAGGCGTTGTGCTGCTGGATTTGAATGAGAAGGACCTGCCCGCCGTGGCATACCGCGTGGTCGAGCAG ATGGTCGTCGAAGATCTAATTAATGCCGAAGACAAGCCGGCCCTTATGCGCTCATTACTGTTGCGCCACCGACACGTGAACGAGCACCAGAGCGGCTTTCCGTTCACGAAGCGGAAGTACAGTAGCTACACGAGTCTACAG TTGCTGTGGATGGGCGGCGAAATTCAACAGCAACTTCATCAGCAACATCAATTGGCAATACAACAGCATCTAATCAGCGTTGAAAATGCCAAAAAGCGACGGTCCGTATGCGAGACCCTCAGCGCACCGCCCACGTCCATTTCACTTTGCAGCGAACCGAACAACGGTACCAATAGACGGCACTCCACCATGTCATATTTGGga AACCTCTCTGGGGAAGACAAGCGGCCCAGAATAATGCCGGCCACCGAAATTGGCGGCAGCAAGCGTAGCAATGAGTTGAAGATCGATATGAGGGATGACATGTATTCCTCGTCGCAGGAGAATCTTCAGAAACTGCAAAATGACAGCATATTGAAGCGCATACCTGTGGGTGCAGAGGCAACAACTGTATTG GTGGGCGCTGTGGATTTTCTGCAACAACCAACCATCGCATTTGTGCGTCTTGCAGAAGGTGTGCTAATGCCCACCTTAACAGAGGTAGCCGTGCCGGTACGTTTCATGTTCATACTCATGGGCCCTCCAACCCTCGACTTGGACTATCACGAAGTGGGTCGATCCATTGCCACGCTAATGGCGAACGAACCCTTCCACGCAATCGCATATAAAGCAGACGATCGTAAGGATTTGCTTTCGGCCATCAACGAGTTCTTGGATGATTCTATTGTGCTGCCTCCGGGTAATTGGGAACGTCAAGATCTCTTGCCATTCGAGGAGTTGAAAGCGAAGAAAGATTGGATTCGTTCGCGTAAGCGAAAAGCGCTAGAG gTCAAGAATGAGATGAAggagaaaataaaagaagaagctAAAATAATTGTTGAGAAGAAACCGGAATTGGAAAGTGGTGATGGCAAGAAGAAAATTAATCCGCTAGAAAAGACGCACAAGTGGTGGGGTGGTCTGCGCAACGATCTTAAGCGCCGTCTACCCATGTACAAGAGCGATATAATGGACGGTCTCAACACGCAGACGCTGGCTGCCACGATCTTCATGTACTTTGCTTGCCTCTCGACCGCAATCACTTTCGGTGGCTTGGCCTCCGAAAAAACTGGCAATCTGATTGGTATTTCGGAGACGCTGTTGAGTACAGCACTTTGCGGTATAATTTTCCACACGATTTCTGGACAACCGCTCGGCATCATAGGTACTACTGGTCCTTTGCTGCTCTTCGACGAAGCGTTGATTAACTTTTGCCGCGAGAATAATTTGCCCTTCCTCACCATACGCGCCTACATCGGTGTTTGGTTGGCCGTCATCGCCACGACGCTCTCTGCTTTCGAGTGCAGCGTTTATGTGCGTTTGTTTACACGCTTTACACAGGAAATTTTCTCAGCATTGATCACATTGATCTATATCTATGAGACAATGATGAAATTAGTTTCCGTATATAAGAAGAACCCCCTATTGGCCGACTACCACTTCCCGCCAGCAACACTAGCAACGCAATTACAGAGCTTTGGCAATACAACAATGGATAGCTTGGGTAATGTGACTGCCGCTGTCTCGGCCTCGAACACTACATCCAGCGTCAGCTTGGTTTCGAACATCGTATCCCACACGAATATGCCGAACACGGCACTCTTCTGCACGATACTCACCTTGGGCACCTTCACTATCGCCTACTATCTAAAACTCTTCCGTAACTCCCATTTCCTGGGACGAAATGCTCGCCGTGCGCTGGGTGACTTTGGTGTGCCGATCGCCATAGCGATCTTCGTGTTGATTGACTACCTTATTCCACAAGTGTACACGGACAAACTTAGCGTGCCGGAGGGTATTTCACCCAGCGATCCGGAAGTGCGCGGTTGGTTGGTGCCCCTGGGAGGTATGCCTGTCTGGGCGCCCTTTGCTTGTGGCATACCCGCCATTTTGGTATACATTCTCATCTTCATGGAATCGCATATTTCGGAATTGATTGTCGATAAGCCCGAGCGTGGTCTGAAGAAAGGCTCTGGACTGCATTTGGATATTGTGATATTAGGTTTTCTGAATACATGTTGCGGCCTCTTCGGTACACCGTGGCATTGCGCAGCCACAGTACGTTCGGTAACTCACGTATCTGCTTTAACGGTGATGTCAAG AACCCATGCCCCTGGTGAGACCCCACGCATCATTGATGTTAAAGAGCAGCGTGTCTCTGGTTTCTTTGTGGCTCTTCTGATCGGCTTGTCCGTGACAATGGCACCCTTATTGCGATTGGTACCCATGGCGGTGCTGTTCGGCGTTTTCTTATACATGGGTATCGCTTCGATGAGCGGCGTACAGTTCTTCGACAG AATGGGATTATACTTTATGCCCGTAAAGCATTATCCGCCCACACCGTTTGTGAAGCGAGTGCCAACCTGGAAAATGCACTTGTTTACTACAATACAACTACTTTGTCTTACATTACTATGGGCTGTGAAGTCGTCCAAGATATCATTGGCTTTCCCcttctttttgattttgatgGTGCCTATAAGACAGCGACTTGCCATGCTCTATACCCCCGAACAACTGCAAGCG CTCGACGGAAGTGAAGCCAAAGATGAGGACGAACCCGATTTCTATGAGGAAGCTACCATTCCGGCATAA